A part of Capsicum annuum cultivar UCD-10X-F1 chromosome 6, UCD10Xv1.1, whole genome shotgun sequence genomic DNA contains:
- the LOC107876058 gene encoding oligouridylate-binding protein 1B isoform X1, with the protein MQNQRLKQQQQQALMQQALLQQQSLYHPGLLAPPQIEPIPSGNLPPGFDPSTCRSVFVGNIHPQVTEPLLQEVFSSTGLVEGCKLIRKEKSSYGFIHYYDRRSAALAIVTLNGRHLFGQPIKVNWAFATGQREDTTSHYNIFVGDLSPEVTDAMLFACFSVYPSCSDARVMWDQKTGRSRGFGFVSFRNQQDAQSAINDLTGKWLGSRQIRCNWATKGATSNEDKQSSDAKSVMELTNGSSEDGKEAVNSDAPENNPQFTTVYVGNIAPEVTQLDLHRYFHSLGAGVIEEVRIQRDKGFGFVRYNTHAEAALAIQMGNTHSVLGGRQIKCSWGNKPTPPGTTSNPLPPPAPTPLGISPADLLAYERQLAMSKMGGVPGLMGQHPLKQASMGMASGASQAIYDGGFQNVAAQQLMYYQ; encoded by the exons ATGCAGAATCAAAGGCTTAAGCAACAACAACAGCAAGCTTTGATGCAACAAGCGCTTCTTCAACAACAGTCTCTTTATCATCCTGGCCTCTTAGCCCCTCCGcag ATTGAGCCAATACCCAGTGGAAATCTGCCCCCCGGGTTCGATCCAAGCACTTGTCGCAGTGT GTTTGTTGGGAATATTCACCCGCAAGTGACTGAACCACTTCTTCAGGAAGTTTTCTCCAGTACTGGTCTTGTGGAAGGATGCAAGCTAATAAGGAAGGAGAAG tcatcttatggtttcaTTCATTACTATGATCGTAGATCAGCTGCACTTGCGATAGTCACTCTTAACGGAAGGCATCT GTTTGGACAGCCTATTAAAGTTAATTGGGCATTTGCCACTGGACAGAGGGAGGACACCACAA GTCACTATAATATATTTGTTGGTGATCTGAGCCCCGAAGTTACTGATGCAATGTTGTTTGCTTGCTTCTCTGTTTACCCTAGTTGCTC TGATGCAAGGGTAATGTGGGATCAAAAGACTGGGCGTTCTAGGGGTTTTGGTTTTGTTTCTTTCCGTAACCAacag GATGCTCAAAGTGCCATCAACGATTTAACAG GCAAATGGCTTGGTAGTAGGCAGATACGTTGCAACTGGGCTACCAAAGGTGCTACCTCAAATGAGGACAAACAGAGTTCTGATGCCAAAAGTGTCATGGAGCTAACAAATGGTTCATCAG AAGATGGTAAAGAGGCAGTGAATAGTGATGCTCCTGAGAATAATCCACAATTCACCACTGTTTACGTGGGAAATATTGCTCCTGAG GTAACACAGCTCGATCTCCATCGCTACTTTCATTCCCTTGGTGCAGGAGTTATTGAGGAAGTTCGAATTCAGCGTGATAAAGGATTTGGTTTTGTGAGATATAATACTCACGCTGAAGCAGCTTTAGCAATTCAGATGGGAAATACCCACTCAGTTCTGGGTGGAAGGCAGATTAAG TGTTCATGGGGCAACAAGCCAACTCCGCCTGGAACAACCTCAAACCCACTTCCTCCACCAGCTCCCACACCATTAGGCATTTCGCCCGCCGACCTTTTGGCATATGAGAGGCAGCTAGCTATGAGCAAGATGGGTGGTGTTCCTGGCCTCATGGGTCAGCATCCTTTGAAGCAAGCATCAATGGGGATGGCCTCCGGAGCAAGCCAAGCTATATATGATGGTGGTTTCCAGAATGTTGCTGCACAGCAGCTCATGTATTATCAGTAA
- the LOC107876058 gene encoding oligouridylate-binding protein 1B isoform X2, translated as MQNQRLKQQQQQALMQQALLQQQSLYHPGLLAPPQIEPIPSGNLPPGFDPSTCRSVFVGNIHPQVTEPLLQEVFSSTGLVEGCKLIRKEKSSYGFIHYYDRRSAALAIVTLNGRHLFGQPIKVNWAFATGQREDTTSHYNIFVGDLSPEVTDAMLFACFSVYPSCSDARVMWDQKTGRSRGFGFVSFRNQQDAQSAINDLTGKWLGSRQIRCNWATKGATSNEDKQSSDAKSVMELTNGSSDGKEAVNSDAPENNPQFTTVYVGNIAPEVTQLDLHRYFHSLGAGVIEEVRIQRDKGFGFVRYNTHAEAALAIQMGNTHSVLGGRQIKCSWGNKPTPPGTTSNPLPPPAPTPLGISPADLLAYERQLAMSKMGGVPGLMGQHPLKQASMGMASGASQAIYDGGFQNVAAQQLMYYQ; from the exons ATGCAGAATCAAAGGCTTAAGCAACAACAACAGCAAGCTTTGATGCAACAAGCGCTTCTTCAACAACAGTCTCTTTATCATCCTGGCCTCTTAGCCCCTCCGcag ATTGAGCCAATACCCAGTGGAAATCTGCCCCCCGGGTTCGATCCAAGCACTTGTCGCAGTGT GTTTGTTGGGAATATTCACCCGCAAGTGACTGAACCACTTCTTCAGGAAGTTTTCTCCAGTACTGGTCTTGTGGAAGGATGCAAGCTAATAAGGAAGGAGAAG tcatcttatggtttcaTTCATTACTATGATCGTAGATCAGCTGCACTTGCGATAGTCACTCTTAACGGAAGGCATCT GTTTGGACAGCCTATTAAAGTTAATTGGGCATTTGCCACTGGACAGAGGGAGGACACCACAA GTCACTATAATATATTTGTTGGTGATCTGAGCCCCGAAGTTACTGATGCAATGTTGTTTGCTTGCTTCTCTGTTTACCCTAGTTGCTC TGATGCAAGGGTAATGTGGGATCAAAAGACTGGGCGTTCTAGGGGTTTTGGTTTTGTTTCTTTCCGTAACCAacag GATGCTCAAAGTGCCATCAACGATTTAACAG GCAAATGGCTTGGTAGTAGGCAGATACGTTGCAACTGGGCTACCAAAGGTGCTACCTCAAATGAGGACAAACAGAGTTCTGATGCCAAAAGTGTCATGGAGCTAACAAATGGTTCATCAG ATGGTAAAGAGGCAGTGAATAGTGATGCTCCTGAGAATAATCCACAATTCACCACTGTTTACGTGGGAAATATTGCTCCTGAG GTAACACAGCTCGATCTCCATCGCTACTTTCATTCCCTTGGTGCAGGAGTTATTGAGGAAGTTCGAATTCAGCGTGATAAAGGATTTGGTTTTGTGAGATATAATACTCACGCTGAAGCAGCTTTAGCAATTCAGATGGGAAATACCCACTCAGTTCTGGGTGGAAGGCAGATTAAG TGTTCATGGGGCAACAAGCCAACTCCGCCTGGAACAACCTCAAACCCACTTCCTCCACCAGCTCCCACACCATTAGGCATTTCGCCCGCCGACCTTTTGGCATATGAGAGGCAGCTAGCTATGAGCAAGATGGGTGGTGTTCCTGGCCTCATGGGTCAGCATCCTTTGAAGCAAGCATCAATGGGGATGGCCTCCGGAGCAAGCCAAGCTATATATGATGGTGGTTTCCAGAATGTTGCTGCACAGCAGCTCATGTATTATCAGTAA